Proteins from a genomic interval of Ramlibacter algicola:
- the rlmD gene encoding 23S rRNA (uracil(1939)-C(5))-methyltransferase RlmD: MRDKTASAPVEGPLAVDALDIEAQGVARRPDGKVVFIDGALPGETVSVQVTRRKNNWEQGALVAVHRESSQRVKPRCPHFGLHEGACGGCKMQHLHPAAQVAIKQRVLEDNLWHLGKVKPDLVLRPIQGPDWNYRWRARFSVRHVRKKGVVLVGFHERKSRYVADIRECHVVPQEVSDLLLPLRDLIGSMEAIETCPQIELACGDDVIALVLRHLEPLSAPDVDKLRVFQREHPAVQWWLQPKGPDTVHLLDEADPRQLAYALQEFGLVMPFRPTDFTQVNPHINRTLVGRALRLLDVQPEDRVIDWFCGLGNFTLPLATQAREVLGIEGSEALVARSRENWAGNAQRRALAPTTFVARNLFEITPQQLVADGIADRWLVDPPREGAFALAKAIADLHQDPQLAPGWTPPRRIVYVSCNPATLARDAGLLVHQGGYRCSAAGVVNMFPHTAHVESIAVFDR, translated from the coding sequence ATGAGAGACAAGACTGCATCGGCCCCCGTCGAGGGGCCGCTCGCCGTGGACGCGCTGGACATCGAGGCCCAGGGCGTGGCGCGCCGGCCGGACGGCAAGGTGGTGTTCATCGACGGCGCGCTGCCAGGCGAAACCGTCAGCGTGCAGGTCACGCGGCGCAAGAACAACTGGGAGCAGGGGGCGCTCGTCGCCGTCCACCGCGAATCGTCGCAGCGGGTCAAGCCCCGCTGCCCGCATTTCGGCCTGCACGAGGGCGCGTGCGGCGGCTGCAAGATGCAGCACCTGCACCCGGCGGCGCAGGTCGCGATCAAGCAACGGGTGCTGGAGGACAACCTGTGGCACCTGGGCAAGGTCAAGCCCGACCTCGTGCTGCGGCCGATCCAGGGCCCCGACTGGAACTACCGCTGGCGTGCGCGCTTTTCCGTGCGGCACGTGCGCAAGAAGGGCGTGGTGCTGGTCGGCTTCCACGAACGCAAGAGCCGCTATGTCGCCGACATCCGCGAATGCCACGTGGTGCCCCAGGAGGTGAGCGACCTGCTGCTGCCGCTGCGGGACCTGATCGGGTCGATGGAGGCGATCGAGACCTGCCCGCAGATCGAGCTGGCTTGCGGCGACGACGTGATCGCGCTGGTGCTGCGCCACCTGGAGCCGCTCAGCGCGCCCGATGTCGACAAGCTGCGGGTCTTCCAGCGCGAACATCCGGCTGTGCAGTGGTGGCTGCAGCCGAAGGGGCCCGACACGGTGCACCTGCTCGACGAAGCGGACCCGCGCCAGCTGGCCTATGCGCTGCAGGAGTTCGGGCTCGTGATGCCGTTCAGGCCGACGGACTTCACGCAGGTCAATCCGCACATCAACCGCACGCTGGTCGGCCGCGCGCTGCGGCTGCTGGATGTGCAGCCGGAAGATCGCGTGATCGACTGGTTCTGCGGCCTCGGCAACTTCACGCTGCCGCTGGCGACGCAGGCGCGCGAAGTGCTGGGCATCGAGGGCAGCGAAGCGCTCGTCGCGCGCTCGCGCGAGAACTGGGCGGGCAATGCCCAGCGGCGTGCGCTCGCACCGACCACGTTCGTGGCGCGCAACCTGTTCGAGATCACGCCCCAGCAGCTGGTCGCCGACGGCATCGCCGACCGCTGGCTGGTCGACCCGCCGCGCGAGGGCGCGTTCGCGCTGGCCAAGGCCATCGCCGACCTGCACCAGGACCCGCAGCTGGCGCCGGGATGGACGCCACCGCGGCGCATCGTCTACGTGAGCTGCAATCCCGCGACGCTCGCGCGCGATGCGGGCCTGCTGGTGCACCAGGGTGGCTACCGGTGCTCGGCCGCGGGCGTGGTGAACATGTTCCCGCACACCGCGCACGTCGAGAGCATCGCGGTGTTCGACCGCTGA